A single Hippopotamus amphibius kiboko isolate mHipAmp2 chromosome 5, mHipAmp2.hap2, whole genome shotgun sequence DNA region contains:
- the LOC130853607 gene encoding charged multivesicular body protein 4b-like, which yields MSMLGKLFEAGGVKAGKGGPTPQEAIQRLRDTEEMLSKKQEFLEKKIEQELTAAKKHGTKNKRAALQVLKRKKRYEKQLAQIDGTLSTMEFQREALENANTNTEVLKNMGYAAKAMKAAHDNMDIDKVDELMQDIADQQELAEEISTAILKPVGFGEEFDEDELMAELEELEQEELDKNLLEISGPETVPLPNVPSISLPSKPTKKKEEGDDDMKELETWAGSI from the coding sequence ATGTCGATGTTAGGGAAGCTGTTCGAGGCTGGAGGGGTTAAGGCCGGCAAGGGCGGCCCGACCCCCCAGGAGGCCATCCAGAGGCTTCGGGACACGGAGGAGATGTTAAGTAAGAAGCAGGAATTCCTGGAGAAGAAGATCGAACAGGAGCTGACGGCCGCCAAGAAGCACGGCACCAAAAACAAGCGCGCTGCCCTCCAGGTACTGAAGCGCAAGAAAAGGTACGAAAAGCAGCTGGCACAGATCGACGGCACGCTGTCAACCATGGAGTTCCAGCGAGAGGCCCTGGAGAATGCCAACACCAACACCGAGGTGCTCAAGAACATGGGCTATGCCGCCAAGGCCATGAAGGCTGCCCATGACAACATGGACATCGATAAAGTTGATGAGTTAATGCAGGACATTGCTGACCAGCAGGAACTTGCAGAAGAGATTTCAACAGCTATTTTAAAACCTGTAGGGTTTGGAGAAGAGTTTGATGAGGATGAGCTCATGGCAGAATTAGAAGAACTAGAACAGGAGGAACTAGACAAGAATTTGCTGGAAATCAGTGGACCGGAAACAGTCCCTCTACCaaatgttccctctatatcccTACCATCAAAACCCaccaagaagaaggaggagggagacgACGACATGAAGGAATTGGAGACCTGGGCTGGATCCATTTAA